The Canis lupus dingo isolate Sandy chromosome 11, ASM325472v2, whole genome shotgun sequence genome includes a region encoding these proteins:
- the LOC112650182 gene encoding uncharacterized protein LOC112650182, with amino-acid sequence MDTGQAFQCTEKTDPEKSPKSQSQVTDGNGLNRNLPTGHTTAASLGPGILFVSEGAISRATPPRFPASPARTWGSPRAARPLAFPTARPLRARGAFPRSRGAERTTGPSGSHTGSRGAAGARPAGGKEVRPGVFDLRLRERASSVRGAAGTAPRRASGRCGARCRQVSAVLSLVREAAGLPGSPGIGVVIQLCAVSELTETWYTHQAGGTKLMTALSQKCLLCYFRAGVEDLLITSDLSGLQQIRFNCDWHVNYLMFGHG; translated from the exons ATGGATACTGGTCAAGCCTTTCAATGTACTGAGAAAACAGACCCAGAGAAAAGCCCAAAGTCACAGAGTCAG GTGACGGACGGGAACGGTCTGAATCGGAATTTACCCACTGGCCACACCACTGCGGCTAGTCTAGGGCCAGGCATTCTCTTTGTCTCCGAAGGGGCCATCTCTCGG gccaccCCACCCCGCTTTCCCGCCTCCCCGGCCCGGACTTGGGGTTCTCCGCGCGCCGCCCGCCCTCTGGCCTTCCCCACAGCCAGGCCTCTCCGCGCCCGAGGCGCTTTCCCGCGAAGCCGCGGCGCCGAGCGCACGACGGGTCCCTCTGGGTCGCACACCGGGTCCCGGGGAGCGGCCGGCGCGCGGCCTGCGGGCGGGAAGGAG GTACGTCCTGGAGTTTTCGATTTGCGATTACGTGAACGCGCGAGCTCCGTGAGAGGGGCGGCGGGGACTGCTCCGCGGCGTGCGTCGGGAAGATGCGGAGCGAGGTGTCGGCAGGTGTCGGCCGTGTTGTCTTTAGTGCGCGAGGCTGCTGGGCTCCCAGGAAGCCCG GGTATAGGTGTCGTCATCCAGCTTTGTGCAGTTTCAGAGCTCACTGAGACCTGGTACACACACCAGGCTGGTGGTACTAAGTTGATGACAGCTCTTTCTCAG AAATGTCTTCTGTGTTACTTCAGAGCTGGAGTTGAGGACTTGTTGATTACCTCCGATTTATCAGGATTACAGCAAATTAGATTTAACTGTGACTGGCATGTGAACTATCTGATGTTTGGACACGGATGA